In Leptolyngbya sp. O-77, the genomic window TCGGCATCGAAGGGCTGAACACCAGCCCCCAATCCTACAAACTAGCGCTTCGACAGCGCCACCAGCGACAGGAACTCATAGCCGATTTGTGCGCCGAGGTGGGCCGTCACCTGGGAATGATCCATCGCGGGTAGTACCTCTACCACGTCGCCGCCGACCCAGGTGAGTCCGGTGCAGGCGCGCAGGTAGCCGAGTCCCTGAAAGCTGGTGGGGCCGCCGACTTCGGGCGTGCCTGTGCCGGGGGCAAAGGCAGGATCGAAAAAGTCCACATCGAAGGAGAGGAATGCTTTGCGATCGCCCACTTTCTCACGCACCAGCGCCCCGATTTCCTCCGGCGTGTGGCGCATGAGCTGGGTGGTCGTCAGCACGGTGAACCCAGCGCGGCGCGGTGTGTCCAGGTCGTCGGAATCATAGAGTGGGCCGCGCATTCCCAGTTGTACTGACGCTTCGGGAACGATTAGCCCTTCCTCGACAGCGCGGCGAAACGGCGTGCCGTGGGTATATTTGTGCCCAAAGTAGCTGTCCCAATAGTCGCCGTGCGCGTCGAAATGCACCAGCGCTAGCGGCCCGTGAACCGCAGCCAGCGCCCGCAACTCGCCCAGCGCCACGCTGTGGTCGCCGCCAATGCTGAGGGGAATCACGCCCGCCTCGGCTAGGGGTTGAATGGTGCGGGCGATCGCATCCAAACTGTCCTCAATAAATCCCGGCACCACGGGCGCATCGCCATAGTCCACGCAGGACAGCGTTTCAAACACCATCACATCCAGCTCAGGGTTATACGGCCGCAGCAGCGCCGACGCGCCGCGCACCGCCTCCGGCCCAAACCGCGCCCCCACCTTAAACGTCGCTCCCGTATCAAACGGCAGCCCGACGATCGCCACGTCTACATCCGCCGGATCTTGCACATAGGGCAGTCGGGCAAAGGTACGCACTCCCGAAAAACGCGGCGACTCAAGGGAGTTGGCAGGCTGATAGCGGGGAGGATTGAGGGAAGGCATGAGAAAAGCAGCAGTAGAAGACGGGTGGCGAGAGGGGAGTGCATCCTTGACCATGCAGCGGTGCGATCGCCCATGTAGCCAGTGCTTCTATTTTGATACAGGTCTGATCAAGGTTGCTGGAGTATTTGGAGGGCTGGAGTGAGCGACCCCCACCCCCCACCATCTCCTAGCGCCGCGAGGTATCTCTTGGCAGGTCAATCCGGTCGATGGGCATAATGGGACGAATCAGGTCAGACCGCTGCACCGTTTGCGCTGAATCCAGCCGAGCAGCAAACTGAACCGGACGGGCGATCGCCGCTCCTTGCAGACTGATGAAAATCGCAGCAGCACCTATAAGCCGCGCACCAGACCACACACCAAAGTTCCGTTTCATGAGTTTGACTCCTTCCAAGGAAATGCACCAGAAATCGATGCTTCAACAAGAGCGCTAAAAAAGAGCGCTAAAAAAGAGCGCTAAAAAAGAGCGCTAAAAAGGTCTATCAAAAGGGTCTATTTGAAATGCGCCCAGAACGTACTACAATGCGTCACAAAAGCACTACAAGCGTGCCATCTCAGCCTATCGATTCTCTCCAGCGGGCACACTTCCCCCGTTGGGTACTTTTTAGGGCAGCTAAAGACAGGCGATAGTTGCAACCACTCATCACCGAAGTTCAATTCAATGCCGATCGCAAACGGGGGTTACAAAACCCGCTTGCAAGCTCCCAACGATTCATTACGAGCCAGCCCTGGAAATTTGTAAATTCGCGAGAATATGGGCGTGAGGAGCATTTAGGCAGTTTATTCACGACAGATTCAGTTGCGACGAGGAAAGCTGGGTTATGCTGCTTCGACTTGCCAAATCCGCTGCCGGGTCAGCGCTATCCTTCAGGGCTGACAGTGCCGCGATCGCCCCTTCGCTGACCACGCCTCAGGTGGCGACCTCTC contains:
- the speB gene encoding agmatinase, producing MPSLNPPRYQPANSLESPRFSGVRTFARLPYVQDPADVDVAIVGLPFDTGATFKVGARFGPEAVRGASALLRPYNPELDVMVFETLSCVDYGDAPVVPGFIEDSLDAIARTIQPLAEAGVIPLSIGGDHSVALGELRALAAVHGPLALVHFDAHGDYWDSYFGHKYTHGTPFRRAVEEGLIVPEASVQLGMRGPLYDSDDLDTPRRAGFTVLTTTQLMRHTPEEIGALVREKVGDRKAFLSFDVDFFDPAFAPGTGTPEVGGPTSFQGLGYLRACTGLTWVGGDVVEVLPAMDHSQVTAHLGAQIGYEFLSLVALSKR